A window of Longimicrobium sp. contains these coding sequences:
- a CDS encoding amino acid adenylation domain-containing protein, with protein ALRAHLAERLPEHMVPAAYVRLEALPRTPGGKVDRRALPAPEGEAYARRGYEAPVGEVEEALAEVWADVLGVERVGRRDHFFELGGHSLLAVQVVSRVRQVLGVEAALNELFDRPVLADFARAVQAAARAELPPIEPADRGGRLALSFAQQRLWFLEQLGGMGSAYHLPKRLRLRGALDAGALSRALDRIVARHEALRTTFVVAGGEPEQRIAPPEAARFPLLEHDLRGHADAPAELDRLVAEEAGAPFDLEHGPLVRGRLLRLADDDHVLLLTLHHIVSDAWSTGVLVQELGALYAAFHRGEDDPLPPLPVQYADYAAWQRRWVDGEVLRRQADYWTRTLAGAPELLELPADHARPARQDHAGAIVRVELDEALTAALKALSRLQGTTLFMTLLAGWAAVLGRLSGQDDVVVGTPTANRGRREIEGLIGFFVNTLALRVDLSGSPTAAELLARVKARALEAQQNQDIPFEQVVERVRPARSLAHSPLFQVLFAWQSAPRDRLELPGLEPAPVPGAPPETAKFDLSLWLSEAGGRIAGRVEYATSLFERATVERFAGYLRRMLAAMAADEDRPVERLDLLPGAERRQVVEEWNRTAAEYPRGACVHELFEAQAARTPDAVALVFEDQALTYAELNARANRLAHHLRGIGVGPDARVGLCLERSLEMVVGLLGVLKAGGAYVALDPGYPEDRLRYMLADSRPAVLLARSPLAGRVAGAGVPVLALDADSGAWAGRPATDPERRGLTPEHLVYVIYTSGSTGRPKGVMNVHRNLVSRIAGIQDAWRLEAGEAVLQNASLSFDVSAYELFWPLMVGARVVMTRPDGHRDPAYLVETIRAHGIGTASFVPSMLQLFLEQPGVEGCSALRRVPCGGEALPAALVRRLAQRLPQARLYNRYGPSEAATAVTGCVSPAEEAKGSVPIGRPMPNARVYVLDPSGEPVPVGVPGELYIGGAGVARGYLDRPGLTAERFVADPFGAEPGARLYRTGDLARWLADGRLEFLGRNDFQVKVRGFRVEPGEVEARLAEHPGVREAVVVAREDAPGDRRLVAYCVAAGAGADAETLRAHLLARLPEYMVPAAYVALEAMPLTPNGKLDRGALPAPEGGAYARRGWEAPSGETEEALAALWSEVLGVERVGRHDHFFELGGHSLLASRLALRLRHDLEVDVGLRDIFERPVLAELAQRVLDAQLAQFDPAQLAGLAAQLGHPAAG; from the coding sequence GGCGCTGCGGGCGCACCTGGCGGAGAGGCTCCCGGAGCACATGGTGCCGGCGGCGTACGTGCGGCTGGAGGCGCTGCCGCGCACCCCGGGCGGGAAGGTGGACCGCCGGGCGCTGCCGGCGCCGGAGGGGGAGGCGTACGCCCGGCGCGGCTACGAGGCGCCGGTGGGCGAGGTCGAGGAGGCGCTGGCGGAGGTCTGGGCCGACGTGCTGGGGGTGGAGCGGGTGGGCCGCCGCGATCACTTCTTCGAACTGGGCGGGCACTCGCTCCTGGCCGTGCAGGTGGTCTCGCGCGTGCGCCAGGTGCTGGGCGTCGAGGCGGCGCTGAACGAGCTGTTCGACCGCCCGGTGCTGGCGGACTTCGCGCGGGCCGTGCAGGCGGCGGCGCGCGCGGAGCTGCCGCCGATCGAGCCGGCCGACCGCGGGGGGCGCCTGGCGCTGTCGTTCGCCCAGCAGCGGCTCTGGTTCCTGGAGCAGCTGGGGGGGATGGGGAGCGCGTACCACCTCCCCAAGCGGCTGCGCCTGCGGGGGGCGCTGGACGCGGGGGCGCTCTCGCGCGCCCTGGACCGGATCGTGGCGCGCCACGAGGCGCTGCGCACCACCTTCGTGGTGGCGGGCGGCGAGCCGGAGCAGCGCATCGCCCCGCCCGAGGCGGCCCGCTTCCCCCTCCTCGAGCACGACCTGCGCGGGCACGCCGACGCCCCCGCCGAGCTGGACCGCCTGGTGGCCGAAGAGGCGGGCGCGCCGTTCGACCTGGAGCATGGGCCCCTGGTGCGCGGGCGCCTCCTCCGTCTGGCCGACGACGACCACGTCCTCCTGCTGACCCTGCACCACATCGTCTCCGACGCGTGGTCCACGGGAGTGCTGGTCCAGGAGCTCGGCGCGCTCTACGCCGCCTTCCACCGCGGCGAGGACGACCCGCTCCCGCCGCTGCCGGTGCAGTACGCCGACTACGCGGCGTGGCAGCGGCGCTGGGTGGACGGCGAGGTCCTCCGGCGGCAGGCCGACTACTGGACGCGGACGCTCGCCGGCGCCCCCGAGCTGCTGGAGCTGCCGGCGGACCACGCGCGCCCGGCGCGGCAGGACCACGCGGGCGCCATCGTCCGCGTGGAGCTGGACGAGGCGCTCACCGCGGCGCTGAAGGCGCTCTCCCGCCTGCAGGGGACCACGCTGTTCATGACGCTCCTCGCCGGGTGGGCGGCGGTGCTGGGCCGGCTCTCGGGGCAGGACGACGTGGTGGTCGGCACGCCCACGGCCAACCGGGGGCGGCGGGAGATCGAGGGGCTGATCGGCTTCTTCGTCAACACGCTGGCGCTGCGCGTGGACCTGTCGGGCTCGCCCACGGCGGCGGAGCTGCTGGCGCGGGTGAAGGCGCGCGCGCTGGAGGCCCAGCAGAACCAGGACATCCCCTTCGAGCAGGTGGTGGAGCGGGTGCGGCCGGCGCGCAGCCTGGCGCACAGCCCCCTCTTCCAGGTGCTGTTCGCCTGGCAGAGCGCGCCGCGCGACCGCCTGGAGCTGCCGGGGCTCGAGCCGGCCCCCGTGCCGGGGGCGCCGCCCGAGACGGCCAAGTTCGACCTGTCGCTCTGGCTCTCCGAGGCCGGCGGGCGCATCGCGGGCCGGGTGGAGTACGCCACCTCGCTCTTCGAGCGCGCCACGGTGGAGCGCTTCGCCGGCTATCTGCGGCGGATGCTCGCGGCGATGGCGGCCGACGAGGACCGGCCGGTGGAGCGGCTGGACCTCCTCCCCGGGGCCGAGCGCAGGCAGGTGGTCGAGGAGTGGAACCGGACGGCGGCGGAGTATCCGCGCGGCGCGTGCGTCCACGAGCTGTTCGAGGCGCAGGCGGCGCGCACGCCCGACGCGGTGGCGCTGGTCTTCGAGGACCAGGCGCTCACCTACGCGGAGCTGAACGCCCGCGCGAACCGGCTGGCGCACCACCTCCGCGGGATCGGCGTGGGCCCCGACGCGCGGGTGGGGCTCTGCCTGGAGCGGAGCCTGGAGATGGTGGTGGGGCTGCTCGGGGTGCTGAAGGCCGGCGGGGCGTACGTGGCGCTGGACCCCGGGTACCCGGAAGACCGGCTGCGCTACATGCTGGCCGACAGCCGGCCGGCGGTCCTGCTCGCCCGGTCGCCGCTGGCGGGGCGCGTCGCCGGGGCGGGCGTCCCCGTGCTGGCGCTCGACGCCGACTCGGGCGCGTGGGCGGGGCGGCCCGCGACCGACCCGGAGCGGCGGGGGCTGACCCCCGAGCACCTGGTCTACGTGATCTACACCTCGGGCTCCACCGGCCGGCCCAAGGGGGTGATGAACGTGCACCGCAACCTGGTGAGCCGGATCGCCGGCATCCAGGACGCCTGGCGCCTCGAGGCGGGCGAGGCGGTGCTGCAGAACGCGTCGCTCAGCTTCGACGTCTCCGCCTACGAGCTCTTCTGGCCGCTGATGGTGGGCGCCCGCGTGGTGATGACGCGCCCCGACGGGCACCGCGACCCGGCTTACCTGGTGGAGACGATCCGCGCCCACGGGATCGGCACGGCCAGCTTCGTCCCCTCCATGCTGCAGCTCTTCCTGGAGCAGCCGGGGGTGGAGGGGTGCAGCGCGCTGCGGCGGGTCCCCTGCGGCGGCGAGGCGCTCCCCGCGGCGCTGGTGCGGCGCCTCGCGCAGCGGCTCCCGCAGGCCAGGCTCTACAACCGCTACGGGCCCTCCGAGGCCGCCACGGCGGTCACGGGCTGCGTCTCGCCGGCCGAGGAGGCGAAGGGGAGCGTCCCCATCGGCCGGCCGATGCCGAACGCGCGCGTCTACGTGCTGGACCCCTCGGGCGAGCCCGTGCCCGTGGGGGTTCCCGGCGAGCTGTACATCGGCGGGGCGGGGGTGGCGCGCGGGTACCTGGACCGCCCCGGGCTCACCGCCGAGCGCTTCGTGGCCGACCCCTTCGGGGCCGAGCCGGGGGCGCGCCTGTACCGCACGGGCGACCTGGCGCGGTGGCTGGCCGACGGCCGCCTCGAGTTCCTGGGCCGCAACGACTTCCAGGTGAAGGTGCGCGGGTTCCGGGTGGAGCCGGGCGAGGTGGAGGCGCGCCTCGCCGAGCACCCGGGCGTGCGCGAGGCGGTGGTGGTGGCGCGCGAGGACGCCCCCGGCGACCGGCGGCTGGTGGCGTACTGCGTGGCCGCCGGCGCCGGGGCCGACGCCGAGACGCTCCGCGCGCACCTCCTGGCGCGGCTCCCCGAGTACATGGTGCCGGCCGCGTACGTGGCGCTGGAGGCCATGCCGCTCACCCCCAACGGCAAGCTGGACCGCGGCGCGCTCCCCGCCCCCGAGGGCGGCGCCTACGCGCGGCGGGGGTGGGAGGCGCCGTCCGGCGAGACCGAGGAGGCGCTGGCCGCCCTCTGGTCGGAGGTGCTCGGGGTGGAGCGCGTGGGCCGCCACGACCACTTCTTCGAGCTGGGCGGCCACTCGCTCCTGGCCAGCCGGCTGGCGCTCCGGCTCCGGCACGACCTGGAGGTCGACGTCGGCCTCCGCGACATCTTCGAGCGGCCCGTGCTCGCGGAGCTCGCGCAACGGGTCCTGGACGCCCAGCTCGCCCAGTTCGACCCGGCCCAGCTCGCCGGCCTGGCCGCGCAGCTCGGCCACCCCGCCGCGGGGTGA